A window from Garra rufa chromosome 14, GarRuf1.0, whole genome shotgun sequence encodes these proteins:
- the LOC141284239 gene encoding odorant receptor 131-2-like: MASQNASGYEQMQLIQVDPVRRSISLALTQIIVWPFIYLIFLMLLIFSKKQTFRTETRYILFGHSLLVDLIFLCLTDFVVLLSYNLVLIPLHFCIPVCMLLESVAICAPLTIGAMCVERYVAICMPLRHHAISTSRRALMVILMIWILSSINPFVDMFILISTASHEYLTQLTHCHYEIMVSEKIRQFARGLLFIVGLVFILIIEIFCYVMIYLAARAASGDKSASKGQRTISLHILQLFLCTAEVMCPYIEAVVMQYDMQTYLTVRFVNFLAFSITSRAVSPLVYGFRDEKFYKAMIYYIRCKNNVISTDSDKQT, encoded by the coding sequence ATGGCCAGTCAGAACGCCAGTGGCTATGAACAGATGCAACTGATTCAAGTTGACCCGGTCCGGAGAAGCATTTCACTGGCGCTGACTCAGATCATTGTGTGGCCCTTCATCTACCTCATCTTCCTCATGCTCTTAATATTCTCCAAGAAACAGACTTTCAGAACAGAGACACGTTATATATTGTTTGGTCATTCTCTCCTGGTAGACCTAATATTTCTTTGTCTAACAGATTTTGTGGTGCTCTTATCATACAATTTAGTTTTAATACCACTGCATTTCTGTATCCCCGTCTGCATGTTATTGGAATCAGTCGCAATTTGTGCACCACTGACCATTGGTGCCATGTGTGTGGAGCGCTATGTGGCCATTTGCATGCCGCTGCGACATCATGCCATCTCCACCTCTAGAAGAGCCCTAATGGTGATTTTAATGATTTGGATCCTGAGCTCCATAAACCCCTTTGTTGATATGTTTATCCTCATTAGCACTGCCTCTCATGAGTACCTGACTCAACTGACACACTGCCACTATGAGATTATGGTTTCAGAAAAGATACGTCAGTTTGCTAGGGGTCTGTTGTTTATTGTGGGGCTTGTGTTTATCTTgataattgaaatcttttgttaTGTAATGATATACCTTGCTGCACGTGCAGCCTCTGGTGACAAGTCAGCATCGAAAGGGCAGCGCACTATTTCTCTTCATATCCTTCAGCTGTTTTTATGTACGGCTGAGGTCATGTGTCCTTACATTGAGGCTGTAGTTATGCAGTATGATATGCAAACATACCTGACTGTtcgttttgtaaatttccttgcATTTAGTATCACTTCTAGAGCAGTAAGTCCTCTTGTCTATGGCTTTAGAGATGAGAAATTCTACAAAGCTATGATTTATTATATCAGATGCAAAAACAATGTAATCTCTACTGACAGTGATAAACAAACGTGA
- the diabloa gene encoding diablo, IAP-binding mitochondrial protein a isoform X2 yields MQVFRNCGLCASGTLLKGRTDFLASRRNMAALRLSAACVQLLKDKANLFCRSPVHQRLLRLPEVARCNTVAFSVGSSLCAVPFTQVENLSHESLIRRASCLVTDSANTYLSQTTLALVDALTQYAKALHTLVALQKRYINSIGKLAPAEEDSIWQVIIGQRVEVSDRLEECRRFESNWVNAINICELSAEAAYNSGAEHACTATKTNLQVAQCKVEELRMISKEAEKKLAETKAEEIQRMAEYASSIDINDLEDIPEAYLRED; encoded by the exons ATGCAAGTTTTTAGAAACTGCGGTTTGTGTGCTAGTGGGACTCTTCTTAAAGGCCGGACCGACTTCCTGGCTTCCCGAAGAAACATGGCAGCTCTGCGACTGAGTGCTGCCTGTGTGCAACTTCTCAA ggaCAAGGCCAACCTCTTCTGCAGAAGCCCCGTTCATCAGCGTCTTCTGCGCCTGCCGGAGGTCGCCCGATGCAATACAGTCGCGTTCAGTGTCGGCAGCAGCCTTTGTGCGGTTCCTTTCACACAG gtTGAGAACCTCTCACATGAATCCCTGATTCGTCGGGCCTCGTGTCTGGTCACAGACAGTGCCAACACGTACCTCTCTCAGACCACACTGGCTCTTGTGGATGCCCTCACACAGTATGCCAAG GCACTACATACACTCGTTGCCCTTCAAAAGCGATACATAAACTCAATAGGAAAACTGGCCCCTGCTGAAGAGGACAGCATTTGGCAGGTGATCATTGGCCAGCGAGTGGAG GTTAGTGATAGATTGGAAGAATGCAGACGGTTTGAGTCAAACTGGGTGAATGCCATTAACATCTGTGAATTGTCAGCAGAAGCAGCTTACAATTCAG GAGCAGAGCATGCATGCACAGCAACAAAGACTAATCTACAGGTGGCACAGTGCAAAGTGGAAGAGCTTAGAATGATCTCAAAAGAAGCAGAGAAAAAACTGGCTGAAACGAAAGCAGAAGAAATCCAGAGAATGGCAGAGTATGCCTCCAGCATTGACATCAATGATCTAGAAGATATTCCTGAGGCCTACCTTCGTGAGGACTAG
- the LOC141284284 gene encoding odorant receptor 131-2-like, with the protein MASQNGSGYEQIQLIQADPVRRNISVALTQVFVWPFVYIILLMLLTFSRKETFRTETRYILFGHSLLVDLIFLCVTDIVVVLSYNVIVIPLRFCIPICMLIGTVTACAPLTIVAMCVERYVAICLPLRHHAISTSRRALIVILMIWILSSINPFVDMFILISTASREYMSQLTHCHYEIMVPVKIHQFGRALFYIVGLGVILIVEVFCYVMIYLAASAASGDNKKSASKGQRTISLHLLQLVLCTVEVICPYIEAVIMQYDINIYLIVRYVNFLAFSITSRAVSPLVYGFRDEKFYTALIYYIKCKNNTISSDTVKQS; encoded by the coding sequence ATGGCCAGTCAAAATGGAAGTGGCTATGAGCAGATACAACTGATCCAAGCTGACCCTGTGCGGAGGAACATTTCCGTGGCACTGACTCAGGTCTTCGTGTGGCCCTTTGTCTACATCATCTTACTCATGCTCTTAACATTCTCCAGAAAAGAGACTTTCAGAACAGAAACACGTTATATATTGTTTGGTCATTCTCTCCTGGTAGACCTAATATTTCTTTGTGTAACAGATATTGTGGTGGTCTTATCATATAATGTTATTGTAATACCTCTACGTTTCTGCATCCCCATCTGCATGTTGATAGGGACAGTCACAGCATGTGCACCACTTACGATTGTAGCCATGTGTGTGGAGCGTTATGTGGCGATTTGCTTGCCACTGCGGCATCATGCAATCTCCACCTCTAGAAGAGCCCTAATAGTCATTTTAATGATTTGGATCCTGAGCTCCATAAACCCCTTTGTTGATATGTTTATCCTCATTAGTACTGCCTCTCGTGAATACATGTCTCAACTCACACACTGCCACTATGAGATTATGGTTCCAGTAAAGATTCATCAGTTTGGAAGGGCTCTGTTTTATATAGTCGGGCTTGGGGTTATTTTGATAGTTGAGGTCTTTTGTTACGTAATGATATACCTTGCTGCTAGTGCAGCATCCGGTGACAATAAGAAGTCAGCATCCAAGGGGCAGCGCACTATTTCCCTTCATCTCCTTCAGCTGGttttatgtacagttgaggtcatttGTCCTTACATTGAGGCTGTAATTATGCAGTATGATATTAATATATACCTGATTGTCCGATATGTAAATTTCCTTGCATTTAGTATCACTTCCAGAGCAGTAAGTCCTCTTGTGTATGGATTTAGAGATGAGAAATTCTACACAGCTCTGATTTATTATATCAAATGCAAAAACAACACCATCTCATCTGACACAGTTAAGCAATCATGA
- the LOC141284601 gene encoding odorant receptor 131-2-like — protein MASQNTSGYEQLQLIQVDPVRRNISLALTQIVVWPFVYLIFLMLLIFSKKETFRTETRYILFGHSLLVDLIFLCLTDFVLLLSYNFVLIPLHFCIPICMLMEAITACAPLTIVAMCVERYVAICMPLRHHAISTSRRALIVILMIWILSSINPFVDMFILISTASREYLSQLTHCHYEIMVPEKIRHFARGLLYIVGLVVILTVEVFCYVMIYLAARAASGDNKKSASKGQRTISLHILQLFLCTAEVMCPYIEAVVMQYDIQTYLTVRFVNFLAFSITSRAVSPLVYGFRDEKFYAAMVYYIRCKNNTISSDTIKQS, from the coding sequence ATGGCCAGTCAGAATACCAGTGGCTATGAGCAACTACAACTGATTCAAGTTGACCCCGTCCGGAGGAACATTTCACTGGCGCTGACTCAGATCGTTGTGTGGCCCTTTGTCTATCTCATCTTTCTCATGCTCTTAATATTCTCCAAGAAAGAGACTTTCAGAACAGAGACACGCTATATATTGTTTGGTCATTCTCTTTTGGTAGACCTGATATTTCTTTGTCTGACAGATTTTGTCCTGCTCTTATCATACAACTTTGTTTTGATACCTCTGCACTTCTGCATCCCCATCTGCATGTTAATGGAAGCGATCACAGCATGTGCACCACTTACGATTGTAGCCATGTGTGTGGAGCGCTATGTGGCCATTTGCATGCCGCTGCGACACCATGCCATCTCCACCTCTAGAAGAGCCCTAATAGTGATTTTAATGATTTGGATCCTGAGCTCCATAAACCCCTTTGTTGATATGTTTATCCTCATTAGCACTGCCTCTCGTGAATACTTGTCTCAGCTCACACACTGCCACTATGAGATTATGGTCCCAGAAAAGATTCGTCACTTTGCTAGGGGACTGTTGTATATTGTGGGGCTTGTGGTGATTTTGACAGTTGAAGTCTTTTGTTATGTAATGATATACCTTGCTGCACGTGCAGCGTCTGGGGACAATAAGAAGTCAGCATCGAAAGGGCAGCGCACTATTTCTCTTCATATCCTTCAGCTGTTTTTATGCACGGCTGAGGTCATGTGTCCTTACATTGAGGCTGTAGTTATGCAGTATGATATTCAAACATACCTGACTGTCCGATTTGTAAATTTCCTTGCATTTAGTATCACTTCTAGGGCAGTGAGCCCTCTCGTCTATGGCTTTAGAGATGAGAAATTCTACGCAGCTATGGTTTATTATATCAGATGCAAAAACAACACCATCTCATCTGACACAATTAAACAATCATGA
- the diabloa gene encoding diablo, IAP-binding mitochondrial protein a isoform X1 — protein MQVFRNCGLCASGTLLKGRTDFLASRRNMAALRLSAACVQLLKDKANLFCRSPVHQRLLRLPEVARCNTVAFSVGSSLCAVPFTQQVENLSHESLIRRASCLVTDSANTYLSQTTLALVDALTQYAKALHTLVALQKRYINSIGKLAPAEEDSIWQVIIGQRVEVSDRLEECRRFESNWVNAINICELSAEAAYNSGAEHACTATKTNLQVAQCKVEELRMISKEAEKKLAETKAEEIQRMAEYASSIDINDLEDIPEAYLRED, from the exons ATGCAAGTTTTTAGAAACTGCGGTTTGTGTGCTAGTGGGACTCTTCTTAAAGGCCGGACCGACTTCCTGGCTTCCCGAAGAAACATGGCAGCTCTGCGACTGAGTGCTGCCTGTGTGCAACTTCTCAA ggaCAAGGCCAACCTCTTCTGCAGAAGCCCCGTTCATCAGCGTCTTCTGCGCCTGCCGGAGGTCGCCCGATGCAATACAGTCGCGTTCAGTGTCGGCAGCAGCCTTTGTGCGGTTCCTTTCACACAG caggtTGAGAACCTCTCACATGAATCCCTGATTCGTCGGGCCTCGTGTCTGGTCACAGACAGTGCCAACACGTACCTCTCTCAGACCACACTGGCTCTTGTGGATGCCCTCACACAGTATGCCAAG GCACTACATACACTCGTTGCCCTTCAAAAGCGATACATAAACTCAATAGGAAAACTGGCCCCTGCTGAAGAGGACAGCATTTGGCAGGTGATCATTGGCCAGCGAGTGGAG GTTAGTGATAGATTGGAAGAATGCAGACGGTTTGAGTCAAACTGGGTGAATGCCATTAACATCTGTGAATTGTCAGCAGAAGCAGCTTACAATTCAG GAGCAGAGCATGCATGCACAGCAACAAAGACTAATCTACAGGTGGCACAGTGCAAAGTGGAAGAGCTTAGAATGATCTCAAAAGAAGCAGAGAAAAAACTGGCTGAAACGAAAGCAGAAGAAATCCAGAGAATGGCAGAGTATGCCTCCAGCATTGACATCAATGATCTAGAAGATATTCCTGAGGCCTACCTTCGTGAGGACTAG